Proteins co-encoded in one Bremerella sp. TYQ1 genomic window:
- a CDS encoding prepilin-type N-terminal cleavage/methylation domain-containing protein, whose product MLAHRPYKHGFTLIEVILALTVLAVSLAMLGQLVSLGFQNAQQAQGLTEAQMIAETIMEEIALGLIPPDPVTDMNVTMTSDLSTLAVEQDAPWLYSINWEPAPVDGLIMVAVQVRRAGAQSAAENDSFQIVRWMRDPELAVEELPDSSDGAPTELGGAI is encoded by the coding sequence TGGCACACCGTCCCTACAAACATGGTTTTACTCTGATTGAAGTCATCCTTGCGCTGACAGTCCTGGCGGTTTCGTTGGCAATGCTCGGTCAATTGGTCAGTCTGGGCTTTCAAAACGCCCAACAGGCCCAAGGATTAACCGAAGCCCAAATGATCGCTGAAACGATCATGGAAGAAATCGCTCTCGGCTTGATTCCGCCAGATCCTGTGACCGACATGAATGTCACGATGACCAGCGATCTTTCGACACTCGCCGTCGAACAAGATGCTCCCTGGCTATACAGCATTAACTGGGAACCGGCTCCTGTTGACGGACTGATCATGGTCGCTGTCCAAGTGCGCAGGGCAGGTGCTCAGTCGGCAGCAGAAAACGATTCGTTTCAAATCGTTCGCTGGATGCGCGACCCTGAACTTGCGGTTGAGGAATTGCCCGACAGCAGTGATGGGGCTCCTACGGAACTAGGAGGTGCCATCTGA